acccgtttGTAGGTccgaaattttttttcaatattatttctCTAAGTGTTTTATTTTGGCATTTAGAGGTTGGTAGTATTTATGTGTTCGAGTAAAGATAAAATAGATAAGTGATGTGTAATtaggaaatgaagaaaataagaataaaaatggtagataaaaattaatagaagaagaaatgaaaaagaaagattttATTATGTGTTATTTGAATGTTTAATAAAGCAGGGGGGCATGGTGGTAAATAGTGGCTTTGTTGGAGGGCTTCTTAGTTCTTttgaatgatttaaaaaaaaggagaaaagggGCTTGGATGGCAGCCCATGTTCCTTCatatcttcttctcccttccactatcttcttcttcgttctaccatattctttttctctttctttcaatTGGTAGCCACCTCTTCTTCTTTATAAGTTGCTtgtcctttttttcttcttgcttaTCTTAGAGCTTAAAGAGATGGTGGGTTGCAACTTCAACGTAGTGATTTTCTCTTCATTGATATCCAACTCAAGAGGCAAATTTCACTTCtaatcttctcattttctttgatttcttcttaATCTCTTGTTGGatgtgaaatatatattattggatGAGATCCAAAGGCTTTGGGTCTTTCAATTTCAAAGAGTTTCTATCAAAATTGGTAATTTTGATGCGGGTTTATGTTTTGGGTTCTTTtgtgaaaaatggataaattctTCAAAGTTTTGTGATTTAGATTGTAATCTCAAAGGGGTATAGCTCTATCTCTATTTCTTGATGATTGATACTAAATTCCTTAGCTTAATTGTGTTTGTAGTGTTTAAATTGTGGATTTTCGAAATTTCTGTCCGTGTTCGTCATGTTGATTTTCAGCACTGTGTAGTATGTAATCttttggccataacttcttGTAGAAATATCGAAATTGACttccgttttttttttttgttggaacCTAGATTTCGAGAGcttcaatttaatatataatatcatatattttggtttaaaATTGAGTCCTCTAGAACTTTTTCTAGCCCACCTGTTAATCAAATTATTTGGCAATTTTCTAGAATATGAGTTTCTTCATTGGATTCTTTTCCAACCGCCATGACAActtaattaaacattaattatGCAACAAATGGGTAAGATTTAACTAAATTTAGTGACTAGGGATATGATATAATGAGTTGGTTATCATAATGagtaataaatgaaaaattatattacaaaaGAAATGGAATAGAAATTGATTATATATGGCATAGCATTTCACACTTATGATCATAATCATACAATGAAAAGAATAATGGAGTGAAATTGCGTGATGTTTGGTGATGTGGCATGTATACAAACATGCTATATTAAtggcgcacctattattttgcacggCGATAGTATCGCAAGAAAGAGAATGGATTTCCAACCAAGCCAGCAGACGTTGCCTGACCAGGGGAGTTTCGACTCATGagacatatatattatgatattactTGCATGGATAGACTACAGTCCTGAATTTTATATTGTGTGTGAGTTGTATCATATTCATGTAAGCTTTGGCGTGGGACAtaacaaattatatttagttGATAATAATATGTGACTTAACATAATAATAGTTATGATGTTAAGGAATGGATAGGAAatcttagggtgcgtttgatatacatgaaaaatgagggtggaattcatttttcatctaaatttcaggaaattctatcaaataGCTTtccaattccatggaattcgaattccattttagttcaaaaagtgaatattttccttgaaatcaaggaattggaattccatggAATTTTTCAACTCTATCAAATGCACCCTTATTGTTTATCATGAAtcaattgtattattatttccTATCACTTTTATCTATATCATTGTCTTATGACACTGCTTCTCTTTATAcaatatacttgctgagctttgcaGCTCACATTGTTATTCTATTTTGTGTCAATCCCGGTAAAGGCAAGGATAAGGTGGGTGGTGAGCCTAGCGGCAAGTGAGGGAAAATAAAGTCTAATGGTGTACAAAGTCCTTCCCTACCTGTAGATTCTAGATAGTTGTTTGTAACATGGCATGGAGTGATGAGAGTTGGTTTGTCTTATTTTGCATGACTCTTGTAACTTGTATTATAAGGATAGTTAAACCTAAAgtgaatattaatataaataagattGTGTAAATTAATCTTGTAGTGGTATTACGCAGTTATTATGGTGGATGTTTATGGTCTGTGATGCTTTTGTTCCATGCCTGTAGCGACTCTCTCTCACGGATCACTTATGCTAGCGAGTGCTCTGGGTGGTGGGCTGTGACAGTTTGGTATTAGAGTGCGGTTTAGGGATGAAGAGACTCTGTACACATAGGAAGGTTGGATAGAGTTAGAGTTGTCTATAATAGTATTGACTGGAATAAGAAGAGCAGTATTTTAAAAGTGATTTGGTTGTACAGGAAATAAGCACACGCAGGGGAAGAGGCAAGCCCCTGATTAGGAGGCGAGGACAGGATGTTCCATCTCTTGCACCTACGCCTACACCCCTTGTTGCACCAGAAACTCCAGAGGGATTGGGTGGAGACTGGCGATAGGAAATGAATGAAGTCAGAGGCACTCTTGCAGGTATAATGAGAACAATGGATGTCCTTGCTGCAAACCACGCAAGCCAAGGACAAGCACAGTAAGAGACGGGTAGTCTAGAGCCGACAAGGAATAATGATGGCCAGACAACCAACCCGGCACCACCAGAAATGGCCCATGGGGTGGAAGGTAATAGCGGGAGTCAACTACTTAAGAACTTCATGGCTCTACGACCCCCAGAGTTTAGCGGGGGAATTGACGCAGTAGCAGTAGAAAGATGGATGAAGATTATGGAGAAACGCCTCAGAGCGGTGGGATGTACTGATGCATAGAAGGTGCAATTAGCAACCTTTGTGTTGGTTGGGGATGCTGAAACATGGTGGGAAATAGCTAAGCAGAGATTTGCAAATAAAGAGCCTACCTAGCAGAACTTCAAGGGGCTTTCAACAATACGTATTTCCTGAGTGGATGCGGGCACAAAAGGTGTATGAGTTCATTGAGTTAACTCAAGGCAACAAGTTAGTGGCCCAGTACAAGGTTGAATTTATCTCATTGGCCAGGTTTGTGCCAGAGTTAGTGTCTTCAAAAGCAAACAAGGCGGCGAAGTTTCAACTGGGCCTACGTGCTGAAATTCGATATGCCTTAGCCGGAGCCTGGATTACGAACTACTTTGCCGTTGTACAAAGAGCTTATGCCATCGAAAGAGATAGGATTGAGATGGGGATGGATCAGGCAACATTAAAAGGAACGGGATCTTCACAAGGGTGCAACAATGATAAGAAAAGAAGATGGGAAGCGGGGCCAAGAAGGAATGTTCTAGAAGTTCCAACATGTAAGATCTGTGGCAAGAAGCACAAAGACCTGTGTATTTTTGCCAAAGGAGGAGGAGGTTGTTTTCTTTGTGAATAGGCAGGCCACCTTCGGAGGGATTGTCCCCAGAATGTGGGTATCATCCCAACGACTCCAGTTAAAGACTTGATTTGTTATCGGTGTGGACGGAAGGGGCATCGAGCCAACTCATGCGCTGCGCCACTTTAGCAGGGAGTACCAAGACCAGTGAGTTAGGGATAGAGGCCCGATCAAAGGCTTGGGATACGTAGAGTTTAGGGACCAGCTACTCAACCAGCTTTGGCTTACCCTCAGCGATTGGCTATCACCGATAAACCCCATGTGCAGGGGAGAGTTTTTGCACTGATAGCAGCGGATGCGGAGAAAAGAAATGACACGATCCAAGGAATCCTATCTCTCTATGGTGTTGATGTATGTGTGCTTTTCGACATAGGATCTACCCATTCCTTTATTGCACCCCGAGCGGTAGGTTATGTGCCAGTCCCTGGGATTTCTTTACCGTATTATCTGATTGTTTCTACCCTGGGGGATGTAGCTTTAATAGGTAGAGAAGTATATGAAAATTGCCAAATTATGGTGCATGATAAGGAATTACCGGGCAACCTAATAGTTTTAGATATAAAAGATTATGATTTGATTCTAGGAATGAACTGGTTGTCCCGACATTACGCTAAGGTTGACTGTCGCCAAAAGGTAATTCAATTTGAACTATCCCAACAGCCTGTTATTGTATATCGAGGTATTAAACCACTGAGTTCTACCCCGATGATCTCTATAATGAAAGCAGAGAAGTTAATACGCCATGGTTGTGAAGCATACCTTGCCCTCATTTCTATGGATAAGGGAAAATAGTTAGAGTTGCCAGAAATTCCAATAGTGTGAGATTTCTTGAATGTGTTTCCTAACGAGTTACTAGGATTGCTGCCCTTGAGGGAAGTTGAGTTTGCAATCGAATTGATGCCCGAGACTGAGCCTATTTCTAAAGCTCCATATAGAATGGCTCCAAACGAGCTAAAAGAATTGAAGATTCAAATAGAAGAATTGatcgacaagggttttattaaACCTAGTGTTTTGCCATAGGGAGCCCTAGTACTTTTTGTAAGAAAGAATGATGGGTCAATGTGATTATGTATTGATTATTGACAGTTAAATCAAGTAACCCAAAATAATAAGTACCCTCTTTCGCGTGTAGATGATTTATTAGACCAGCTTCATGGGGCCTCAGTTTTCTCCCAAATAGATTTGAGATCTGGCTACCATCAAGTAAGAGTCTGAGAGAAGGATATTCAGAAGACTGTATTTCATACCAAATATGGGCATTTCGAGTTTGTGGTAATGCCGTTCGGATTAACTAATGCCTTGGTATtgttcatggatttgatgaatcaaaCATTTAGGGAGTATTTGGATTGCTTTGTTATCGTGTTTATAGACGATATTCTGATTTACTCCCTAGGACTAGAAGAGCATGAGATTCATCTTAGAGTAGTTTTGCAGAAACTTCGAGAAGAGAGGTTATATGCCAAGTTGAGTAAATGTGACTTTTGGCAGAGACGAGTAGGTTTCCTTGGACATGTGATCTCGGGTAAGGGTATATCTGTGGACCCCGAGAAAATTAAGGCGGTAGTGGAGTGGCCGAGACCTACTACGGTGACTGGTATTCAAAGCTTCTTGGGCCTAACTAgttattatagaaaattcatTGAGGGATTCATTGAATTATCTTCACCGATGATGAAATTAACTAGAAAAGGGGTAAAGTTTGTTTGGACTGAAGCTTACGAGAATAGTTTTGAGGTACTAAAAAGAAAGTTGACCACAACGCCAGTGTTGGCCGTTCTGAGAAGTGGGAAGAAGTTTcttatttatagtgattcgtCACATGCTGGATTAGGGTGTGTATTGATGCAGGACGGTCGAGTAAATGCATATGCTTCAAGACAACTAAAGAAACATGAGTTGAATTATCCCACTCACGACTTGGAGTTAGCGATTGTAGTCCTTGCTCTAAAAATCTGGAGGcattatttatatggtgagaaaatagaaatttatatagatcataaaagtttaaaatatcttCTCTCCCAAAAAGACTTAAACTTGAGACAACGACGGTAGGTAGAATTGTTCAAAGATTATGACTGTGAAATCCTTTTATCACCCTAGGAAAGCTAATGTGGTAGTTGATGCATTGAGTCGGCGGGGAGTGGCAATGGCGACAATGATGGTCCAAGAATGGAAATTATTGGAGCAAATGGGTAGATTATCTATTTCTTCTTTAGAGGAGGAACCAATGATATCTTGTGCATTTATGAGGATACAATCTAAGATATATTggatcaaattcaaattcaacaGTCTAGTGATGAGAGGTAGACACAGGTTGATCGAGAAATTTGCGCCTATGGGTTATAGTCAAAAGGAGGATGGCTTAATACTATTTTAGGGAAGAATTTGTGTTCTagcaaatgaagaaattaagcaAGAGATTCTATCAAAGGCTCATAGAGCACGATACACCATCCATCCAGGCATGACAAAAATGTACCAGGATCTTTGCCGTTAATTCTAGTGGGAAGGTATGAAAAGAGACATATCCAAGTACGTTTTGCAATGTCTTGATTGCTAGCAGGTCAAAGCGAAACATCAAAAATCCGCCGATCTATTGCAATCGTTGCCAATcccagaatggaaatgggacCAAATCTTTGTAGACTTTGTAGTAAGCCTGCCTAGAACGACGAGGGGAAATGATGCCATTTGAGTGATTGTTGATAGATTAACAAAATCAGCCCACTTTCTACCTGTTAAAAAGGTGTTTCCTTTGAGCCGTTTGGCACGACTATACATTGAAGAAATTGTGCGTTTGCATGGAGTTCCAGCCAGCATAGTATCAGATCGTGACTCTCGTTTCACTTCACacttttggggagctttgcaagACGCCCTAGgaactaaattaaaattccGTACTGCATTTCATCCACAAACTGATGGACAGACGGAGAGGACGATCCAGACTCTAGAAGACATGTTAAGGTCATGTGTGCTTGATTTTGGTGGTGgttgggatgagcatttacctttgTTAGAGTTTGCTTACAACAACAGTTATCACTCGAGTATTAAAATGCCACCATATGAGGCATCATACGACAAACCGTGTCATTCACCACTGCTCCTCTTTATACAAAGAACCTATTTAGACTCCTACTGCTTCTAATCAATACTTGATCGACAAATGTTCAAAGAAATTTCTTTCAAATCTGTCTTTGACCAACACTTATGGATCTTAAGGTCTGTCTTTAAATGTGAGGTCCTATCACTATCTACTTATATACTGTTGCATGAAACATATGCCTGAAagtaccaaaataaatatttagtatCTATGCTTGTTTCAATGGTTAACCAATGTTTAGTCTTTCTGCTCTTGAAATGCATGGCTGAGAAATTTCCTGATTCTGGCTTGGGTAGGTCCCTGCTATAGAGCATAATGTATTGTCAGCACGAGATCTGCTAGAAATTGGTCAATTTTCCCAACACGGGAGGAGCCAGGGGTGGCTGCAGCGTCAATGTGGTTGTTGAAAAGGGAAAGAATTGGAGCTCTGGATTGTTGACATGTTCATTCCTTGTAGGCTGGTTTGGCCTTTCGGTGAGGTGAGTTTGATTATGTATAAGTGCTTGGTAAATACTTGAGATGagttaaaattgtaaaatgactaaaagaaataaagaatgaTGAGTAAgtagtatattatatttttagttttttcacaaaggttaaaattgaaatttgataaCAAAATGCACGATGTTAAAAGGCAACCGAAATGGTGAGGTTGCATTGAGACAGCTTGAGTGTTACCAAACACCTCAGCTGCTGTGTTAACGCCGTATTAGCAAgccatatttttgtataaattttagagCTGACACTTAAACTCAAATCATACCTGGTTTAGAAGAAAAACATATTACCTTGTTTGGATCAGGCCTATCCTGCTCAGAGTCATTCTTTTGCTGTCTAAGGTGATAGATACAGGTATAATTCGTTACTCGAAATGAATAATCTCCCCTGTTCTAAGGACAGCAGCCCCCTGTTCCAAGGGCATGCTGATGCTACCTATCGAAGGTAAGGTAGTACCTTTATGGTTTGCCACATGTTTCTTTCTCCACCAATCCCGCTCTCTCCCCATACGGGCCCCCGGCCTTCTCTGAGAAATCTAGCGGGAGGCATTATTGCAATGCTTTTGCCGCCTGAACGTTCTTCATCTGCATCAACTGCAAGTTTTCCCCCTTTGCCGGCACCGCCTAAATGAGGATGATGACGACGCGATGCAGACAGAAGTTACAGTGATGGCTACTATGAGGAAAGAAGGAACTTGGAACCATCCCATCCCAGCTACCACTGTGCCCAGTGCCACTATGTTGACCGTGTGGCATTCGATGTAACTATCTATCTattttctgttaaaattattttttggaatttttgttgtattcttttaatttttaaacttcctAAATCATTtcacttctttctttttttaaagcaaaagtcaaaataaaagTAGAAAACAACTAATACAAAATGGCCAAAACTACGACCAAACTCATCTCTTTGTGCAAGTCTcagttgtatttttaaatattaaaaatataaaaattatattattataaagagattatacaaaaatattataaaaatatttatgataataATCTCTTATAAACAGTTCGTTTATTTggattataaaaatgataatagtGATTGAGAGTTAATGAAAACttataaaagaagaaataagaaagaagagCATTCatatttaaatctaaaaatattctCATACTGTTTGTGGAAATAATATGTCTAGTATAAAATTTGTTTCGTCTGATTggttacataaattttaattgatcaaatattttcatctatagtatttttcttcttcttgatgtAATGTATTGACtactaatatatttataaaggaAACACACTAGTTGGTAAGAGAGCCTTCATATGCTTGAATTCATTTtacgttaaaaaaaaagagcagTGAGATTATCTTGAAGTTGATTGAGAAAGTCACTCCAGCAATGAAGTTATGGGCGAAACAATAATAGAATAACAAAAGAACATTGGAGTTAAGTGTGAAACAAtaatagaataacaaaaaaaaattgagaaagttTAAAATCAAAAGTGAGAATGATTATCTAGAATGGGCAATCctcttttattgatgataggCAATCCTTTGTTTAGAATTATGTTTATGCCTTCTTGTTAGGGAGTGACTAGGAATGGTTATCCTACATAGATTTGGTGGGATTATTAGGTTTAACTTTTGCAGATTGTCTTTCGTAAGATGTAAGAAGAGAATTTTACCCCAAGTTTATAGAGATTAGGTTTAATTGATAGATTGCAAGAAGTAATTCTAGATTATATATAAGCTTGTGGCTTAATTCTAAGAGATAGAGTGCTAGTTGAATTAAGTAATTCAGTCCTATACAAGATTGACTTATTTATAGGTTTGGCAAGTCCAAGTAAAGTATCAAGGGCAAATGTGGTCTGGTTAAGCGAACCAAGGCTAAACCGGTGACCTAATTAGGTGATTAGAGATTGAGGATGGTCTAGTTAAAATGTACATGTGTCATGTGTACTATCTTTAAGTGCATCACTTCTGTAAGAATTGTATGatttatattatagatatatagCAGGTGTA
The Diospyros lotus cultivar Yz01 chromosome 12, ASM1463336v1, whole genome shotgun sequence DNA segment above includes these coding regions:
- the LOC127787492 gene encoding uncharacterized protein LOC127787492, which codes for MAHGVEGNSGSQLLKNFMALRPPEFSGGIDAVAVERWMKIMEKRLRALSRDLQIKSLPSRTSRGFQQYVFPEWMRAQKVYEFIELTQGNKLVAQYKVEFISLARFVPELVSSKANKAAKFQLGLRAEIRYALAGAWITNYFAVVQRAYAIERDRIEMGMDQATLKGTGSSQGCNNDKKRRWEAGPRRNVLEVPTCKICGKKHKDLCIFAKGGGGCFLCE